The genomic window TATCCCAGGAACTAAAAGTCAAAAAATAGATACTGAATTGTTTGTAGAAAAAGCTAAAAATGCTGATGTTGTTATATTTAGACAGTTTAAGAACATAACTACTGCTGATGAGATAATGAATTATTATCCATTTTTAGGAAATATAAAAGAGTGGAAGGCTTACAAAAATGGTAGGTTTTATATATCCAGACCAGATTATTATATATGGGAAGCTAAAGACCCAATAGGAATGATGGAAGACTTTGCTAAAATGTTGCATCCTGAAAAATTCCCAAATGGAGATAATGATTTAAAATATTATCATAAAGTTAAATAAATCTATAAATTTCTACCTAATGCCTTAGCTACTGTCTGCACATCTTTATCTCCTCTTCCTGAAAGATTGATAACAATAATATCATCTTTGTCAAAATTTTCAGCTAATTTAAGAGCATAAGCTACTGCATGGGAACTTTCTAAAGCTGGCAATATTCCTTCTAATTTACAAAGTAGTTTAAAACCTTCCAAAGCTTCGTAATCTGTTACAAATACAGGTTTTATTCTTTTTATATCTTTTAAAAAACTTAATTCTGGACCTACTCCTGGATAATCAAGGCCAGCAGATATACTATAGCTTTCTTCTATCTGTCCATATTCATCTTCAAGAACATATATTTTTGCTCCATGTAAAACTCCTACATCCCCCTTACATAAAGAAGCTCCATGTCTTTTTCCATCTCCTCCAGCTTCTACTGCATAAAGTTCAACATCATCATCTAAAAACTCATAAAAAGCTCCTATAGCATTACTACCTCCTCCAACACATGCTACAATAGCTGTTGGAAGACTTTGCTCTTTCTCTAATATTTGTTCCTTTATTTCTTTTCCTATAACTCTTTGAAATTCTCTAACTATTAAAGGATATGGATGAGGTCCCAAAGCTGATCCAAGTAAATAATAAGTAGTTCTAACATTTGTTGTCCAATCCCTTAAAGCTTCATTTACAGCATCTTTCAATGTTTGAGATCCACCATATACAGGAATAACTTTAGCTCCCATCAACTCCATTCTAAAGACATTTAACTTCTGTCTTTCAACATCCTTAGCTCCCATATAAATATTACATTCAAGCCCGAGCTTAGCACATGCTGCAGCTGTAGCTACTCCATGCTGTCCTGCACCAGTCTCAGCTATAACTCTTTTTTTACCCATTTTTTTTGCTAATAAAGCTTGGCCTATTGCATTATTTATTTTATGAGCTCCTAAATGACAAAGATCCTCCCTTTTTAAATAAACTTTACATCCTAAATATTCACTTAATCTTTCAGCATAGTATAGAGGTGTAGGCCTTCCAACATACTCTTTTAACAGCCTATAATATTCCTCCTTAAAATTACCTTCATTTTTAAACCAAAATCTATTAAATGCATTTTCTAACTCTTCTATAGCAGGCATAAGTGTTTCAGGTACATATTTTCCACCATATTCTCCATATTTTCCTTTTTTATCAGGATATAAGCCTTTAATACCCA from Methanocaldococcus villosus KIN24-T80 includes these protein-coding regions:
- the trpB gene encoding tryptophan synthase subunit beta, whose amino-acid sequence is MGIKGLYPDKKGKYGEYGGKYVPETLMPAIEELENAFNRFWFKNEGNFKEEYYRLLKEYVGRPTPLYYAERLSEYLGCKVYLKREDLCHLGAHKINNAIGQALLAKKMGKKRVIAETGAGQHGVATAAACAKLGLECNIYMGAKDVERQKLNVFRMELMGAKVIPVYGGSQTLKDAVNEALRDWTTNVRTTYYLLGSALGPHPYPLIVREFQRVIGKEIKEQILEKEQSLPTAIVACVGGGSNAIGAFYEFLDDDVELYAVEAGGDGKRHGASLCKGDVGVLHGAKIYVLEDEYGQIEESYSISAGLDYPGVGPELSFLKDIKRIKPVFVTDYEALEGFKLLCKLEGILPALESSHAVAYALKLAENFDKDDIIVINLSGRGDKDVQTVAKALGRNL